The following coding sequences are from one Nonlabens arenilitoris window:
- a CDS encoding MotA/TolQ/ExbB proton channel family protein → MKRSLSILFMAVVMMLGLSTTANASTTATTTSAITTIISQDDDASANVTEEITFHQELKKRFIEGGPVFMSFVLICLILGLAIAIERIIYLNLSTTNSKKLAAQVEDALKSGGVEAAKEVCRNTKGPVASIYYQGLDRADESVEAAEKAVVAYGGVQMGQLEKNVSWVSLFIALAPMLGFMGTVLGMIDAFDNIQSAGAMEPALVAGGIKVALLTTVFGLIVAIILQIFYNYIVAKIDSIVNDMEDASITLIDILVDYKNGKL, encoded by the coding sequence ATGAAACGATCACTTTCAATTTTGTTCATGGCTGTAGTAATGATGTTAGGTCTATCTACAACTGCAAATGCTAGCACAACTGCAACTACAACTAGCGCAATCACAACTATTATTTCTCAAGATGACGATGCTTCGGCAAATGTTACTGAAGAAATCACATTCCACCAAGAGCTTAAAAAGCGTTTTATAGAAGGTGGTCCAGTATTCATGTCATTTGTATTGATATGTCTTATTTTAGGTTTAGCAATTGCTATTGAAAGAATTATTTATTTAAATCTTTCTACTACTAACTCAAAAAAGCTAGCTGCTCAGGTAGAAGATGCTCTTAAGAGTGGTGGAGTTGAAGCTGCAAAAGAGGTTTGTAGAAATACTAAAGGGCCTGTTGCATCTATTTATTACCAAGGTCTGGATAGAGCAGATGAAAGTGTTGAGGCAGCAGAGAAAGCTGTTGTAGCATATGGTGGTGTACAAATGGGACAACTAGAGAAAAATGTTTCTTGGGTTTCTTTATTTATCGCACTTGCGCCGATGCTTGGTTTCATGGGAACAGTATTAGGTATGATTGATGCTTTTGATAATATTCAGTCTGCTGGAGCTATGGAGCCTGCACTTGTAGCTGGTGGTATTAAAGTAGCACTACTTACTACAGTATTTGGTCTTATTGTGGCTATTATACTTCAGATCTTTTATAATTACATCGTTGCAAAAATCGATAGTATCGTAAATGATATGGAAGACGCTTCTATCACACTTATCGACATTCTTGTAGACTACAAGAATGGAAAGCTGTAA
- a CDS encoding asparaginase: MKPKILLIYTGGTIGMIKDPETGALRSFDFTQLLFHIPELKQLDCQIETTSFEEPIDSSDMDLGYWKILGDIINTSYDDYHGFVVLHGSDTMSHTGSALSFMFENLTKPIVLTGSQLPIGDLRTDAKENLITSIQLASEWDNNEPIIREVCVYFEYQLYRANRTAKMNAEHFEAFSSPNYPPLAISGVHLNIDRQLLWQGGFDRVSLAKLKPLELSPLKMIYRPDMDARVVVLKLFPGITEQVVKSICHIDGLRGIILETYGSGNAPTCKWFIEALKNALLKNIRIVNVTQCRGGSVDMGKYETSVALKKLGMVSGYDITTEAALAKMMYLLSYMPETGDFKKYFETSLRGEISV; encoded by the coding sequence ATGAAGCCTAAGATTTTACTTATATATACTGGTGGAACCATAGGAATGATTAAAGATCCTGAAACAGGAGCTTTGCGTTCTTTTGATTTTACTCAACTTTTATTTCATATTCCAGAACTGAAACAGTTAGACTGTCAGATCGAAACAACGTCATTTGAAGAGCCTATTGATTCTTCAGATATGGATTTAGGGTATTGGAAAATTCTGGGAGACATTATCAATACTAGTTATGATGACTATCATGGTTTTGTTGTGTTGCATGGCAGTGATACGATGTCTCATACTGGTAGTGCATTGAGCTTTATGTTTGAGAATTTAACGAAGCCTATTGTTTTAACAGGATCGCAATTACCGATTGGTGATTTACGTACTGATGCAAAGGAAAATCTAATTACCAGTATACAGTTAGCTAGTGAATGGGATAATAACGAACCTATTATTAGAGAGGTTTGTGTATACTTTGAGTATCAACTTTATAGGGCAAATCGCACCGCTAAAATGAATGCTGAGCACTTTGAAGCTTTTAGCTCTCCTAACTATCCGCCACTAGCAATTAGTGGAGTTCATTTAAATATTGATCGACAATTACTATGGCAAGGTGGATTTGATAGGGTCTCACTTGCAAAATTAAAACCACTAGAGTTGAGTCCGCTTAAGATGATTTACAGGCCAGATATGGATGCTAGGGTTGTTGTGTTGAAGTTATTTCCAGGTATCACTGAGCAGGTTGTTAAATCAATATGTCATATTGATGGATTGCGAGGTATTATTTTAGAGACCTATGGTAGTGGAAATGCACCTACTTGTAAATGGTTTATAGAAGCGCTAAAAAATGCTTTGTTAAAAAATATAAGGATTGTCAATGTTACACAATGTCGCGGTGGCTCAGTAGACATGGGTAAATATGAAACAAGTGTAGCACTGAAAAAATTAGGTATGGTTTCCGGTTATGATATAACTACAGAGGCTGCACTTGCAAAAATGATGTACTTGCTATCTTATATGCCAGAAACAGGTGACTTTAAAAAATATTTTGAGACATCTCTTAGAGGCGAGATAAGTGTGTAA
- a CDS encoding 1-acyl-sn-glycerol-3-phosphate acyltransferase: protein MAQFDDIRFFNDAEVNIALQSAVRHPMIKTLFQYTFPDMPYEKVKEIVLSCKSINDFQRDVIRQSVMRILKESSSGLTTSGFENLEKNQPYLYISNHRDIILDTCLLNVKLFDHDLIRTASAIGDNLVQRPFVNALSKLTRNFIVKRGVGPRETLLSSKKLSEYIRTLLQEENRSVWIAQRQGRTKDGNDITEQGVLKMIGLASGNMPVHEYLNSLKIVPVSISYEYDPTDILKVPELLAKAAEEEYIKSENEDFNSILKGALGQKRHIHIAAGKPQLFNNESAAGTNQVLQQVVSQLDDTIQSNYKLWPTNYVAYDLVSNKKKYSEYYTDQDLAYFERRLRLRVNVEDEKAVESFLMMYARPVFNKEKLAVVDEA, encoded by the coding sequence TTGGCCCAATTTGATGACATAAGATTTTTTAATGATGCTGAGGTGAATATCGCGCTTCAAAGTGCAGTGCGTCATCCCATGATTAAAACTCTGTTTCAATATACGTTTCCAGATATGCCTTATGAAAAGGTAAAAGAAATAGTATTGAGCTGTAAGTCAATAAATGATTTTCAGAGAGATGTGATTAGACAGTCCGTGATGAGGATTTTAAAAGAAAGTTCTTCAGGATTAACTACTTCGGGATTTGAGAATTTAGAAAAGAATCAACCTTACCTCTATATATCAAATCATAGAGATATAATACTGGATACTTGTTTGCTTAATGTAAAGTTGTTTGATCACGACCTGATTAGAACTGCTAGTGCGATAGGTGATAATTTAGTACAACGTCCATTTGTTAATGCTTTAAGTAAGTTGACTCGAAATTTTATCGTTAAAAGAGGTGTAGGGCCTCGCGAAACGTTGCTGAGTAGTAAAAAATTAAGTGAGTATATAAGGACATTGCTTCAAGAAGAAAACCGCAGTGTGTGGATCGCACAAAGACAAGGTAGAACTAAAGATGGAAATGATATAACTGAGCAAGGAGTTCTTAAAATGATTGGTCTAGCATCTGGTAACATGCCGGTGCATGAGTATCTTAATAGTCTTAAGATTGTACCAGTAAGTATTTCTTATGAATATGATCCTACAGATATTCTTAAAGTACCAGAATTACTAGCAAAGGCTGCAGAGGAAGAGTATATTAAGTCAGAGAATGAGGATTTTAATAGTATTCTAAAAGGTGCTTTGGGGCAGAAAAGGCATATACATATTGCAGCTGGCAAGCCTCAATTATTTAATAATGAGAGTGCCGCAGGTACTAATCAAGTATTACAACAAGTGGTAAGTCAATTAGACGATACTATACAATCTAATTATAAATTATGGCCTACTAATTATGTGGCTTATGATTTAGTTTCTAATAAAAAGAAGTATAGTGAATATTACACAGATCAAGATCTTGCTTATTTTGAACGTCGCTTACGTCTAAGGGTTAATGTAGAAGATGAGAAGGCTGTTGAGAGTTTTTTAATGATGTATGCAAGACCTGTATTCAATAAAGAAAAACTTGCAGTTGTAGATGAAGCCTAA
- a CDS encoding TatD family hydrolase — MILTDTHTHLYSEAFDEDQKEMMQRAIEAGVERFFVPAIDSAYTPAMLELKRKYPENVHLMAGLHPTHVKDNYVEELAHVKEMLGKEEYVAVGEIGIDLYWSDEFKVQQIEAFKTQIEWSIERELPIAIHCRDAFDEVFEVLESYRGTCLNGIFHCFTGTFEQALLAIELKMSLGIGGVATFKNGKIDKFLKEIDLKHIVLETDAPYLAPVPHRGKRNESAYVSLVAQKLAEIYDTSIEHVAEVTTLNSTKIFGV; from the coding sequence ATGATTTTAACAGATACACATACACATTTATATAGCGAGGCATTTGATGAAGATCAAAAAGAGATGATGCAGCGAGCCATTGAGGCTGGTGTTGAACGTTTTTTTGTTCCTGCAATAGATTCTGCATACACTCCTGCGATGCTCGAATTAAAAAGAAAGTATCCAGAGAATGTTCATTTGATGGCAGGTTTGCATCCTACTCATGTTAAAGACAATTATGTTGAAGAACTTGCGCATGTAAAAGAGATGCTAGGAAAGGAAGAGTATGTTGCCGTAGGTGAGATAGGTATTGATTTGTACTGGAGCGATGAGTTTAAAGTTCAACAAATTGAGGCTTTTAAAACTCAAATTGAGTGGTCTATAGAGCGTGAATTACCTATCGCTATTCATTGTAGAGATGCGTTTGATGAAGTTTTTGAGGTATTAGAGTCTTACCGTGGTACGTGTTTAAATGGAATATTTCATTGTTTTACAGGTACATTTGAACAGGCGTTGCTAGCAATTGAATTAAAAATGAGTCTAGGGATAGGTGGTGTAGCCACATTTAAAAATGGTAAGATTGATAAATTTTTAAAAGAAATAGATTTAAAACATATCGTCCTAGAAACGGATGCACCATATCTAGCACCAGTACCACATAGAGGTAAACGTAATGAAAGTGCGTATGTGTCCCTTGTGGCACAAAAGCTAGCAGAAATTTATGATACCAGTATAGAGCATGTTGCAGAGGTCACAACCTTAAATTCTACTAAAATCTTCGGTGTGTAA
- a CDS encoding retropepsin-like aspartic protease yields the protein MFSLKKTLESRGYQSHIIRLSEKSGHIITKATINGETGRFIIDTGASATCINQELSEKYQLTSEEMNQQIGTASGSLIPQIAHHNIMQLGNWIDNDCSLLTMDMSFINQALKAEGMRSIQGLLGADFLIKSKAIIDYSGKKIYLKH from the coding sequence ATGTTTTCACTTAAAAAGACGCTAGAAAGTCGTGGCTATCAATCACACATCATAAGACTATCTGAAAAAAGCGGCCATATTATAACTAAAGCGACTATCAACGGTGAGACTGGTCGATTTATCATAGACACAGGTGCTAGTGCTACTTGTATTAACCAAGAATTATCAGAAAAGTACCAATTAACGTCTGAAGAAATGAATCAACAAATAGGGACTGCAAGCGGCTCCTTAATTCCACAAATCGCGCATCACAATATTATGCAGCTAGGAAACTGGATTGATAACGATTGTAGTCTACTCACCATGGATATGAGCTTTATCAATCAGGCTTTAAAAGCAGAAGGTATGCGTAGTATTCAAGGTTTATTAGGTGCAGATTTTTTAATAAAGTCTAAAGCTATCATTGATTATTCTGGTAAGAAAATCTATTTAAAACATTAA
- a CDS encoding DUF6252 family protein codes for MRLIKQLFIYSLALFAFTACEDNLEDDNIPAIQAVRNGEFFKSTQMTAVANADGSVTITGLNRIEQLQFNLESANAGTYPLGAGSPNEAVYTFNNTDVYSTNEGAGTGQVVLSAGTPAGTLTGTFSFVSYLPMNADSLYMRQGVIFQVPFGSPIGPGSSATASSLAANVDGVAFTPSVISPINAGGAIVVNASNGANSIVLNFPETITVGTYMFASTGMYTASYISGGTPTPAISGTLEITAVDAVASSVTGTFSFMTGPPNDFNITSGAFTIFY; via the coding sequence ATGAGATTGATTAAACAGCTTTTTATTTATTCACTTGCGCTATTTGCATTTACCGCCTGTGAAGACAATTTAGAGGATGATAACATCCCAGCAATCCAAGCCGTACGCAACGGAGAATTCTTCAAGTCTACACAAATGACTGCTGTGGCAAACGCAGACGGCTCAGTGACAATCACTGGTTTGAATAGAATTGAACAACTTCAATTTAATCTAGAATCTGCAAATGCAGGTACCTATCCTCTAGGTGCTGGTTCACCTAATGAAGCGGTTTATACTTTTAATAATACAGATGTTTATTCTACAAACGAAGGTGCTGGTACTGGTCAAGTAGTACTGTCAGCTGGTACACCAGCAGGAACTTTAACAGGTACTTTTTCTTTTGTAAGTTACTTACCTATGAATGCTGATTCACTTTACATGCGTCAAGGTGTTATATTTCAGGTACCATTTGGCAGTCCAATAGGGCCAGGTAGCAGTGCAACGGCTAGTAGTCTAGCTGCAAATGTAGACGGTGTTGCATTCACACCATCTGTTATATCACCTATTAACGCAGGTGGTGCAATCGTGGTAAATGCATCAAATGGAGCTAATTCTATCGTGTTAAACTTTCCAGAGACCATCACAGTAGGTACATATATGTTTGCGAGTACAGGAATGTATACCGCAAGTTATATTTCTGGTGGGACACCTACACCAGCAATATCTGGAACTTTAGAAATAACAGCTGTTGATGCGGTCGCTAGTTCTGTAACAGGTACGTTCTCATTTATGACTGGACCACCTAATGATTTTAATATAACAAGTGGAGCCTTCACAATATTTTATTAA
- a CDS encoding 30S ribosomal protein S16: MPVKIRLQRHGKKGKPFYWIVAADARSKRDGKYLDKIGTYNPNTNPATINLDVDGAVKWLENGAQPTDTARAILGYKGVMLKKHLKGGVKKGAFTEEQMEEKFNAWLTEKEAKISAKAGGLQKDADAAAAKALAAEKAVNEARIAANAPVVESTDASSEEE; encoded by the coding sequence ATGCCAGTAAAAATTAGATTACAAAGACACGGAAAGAAAGGAAAACCTTTTTATTGGATCGTTGCAGCAGATGCACGTTCAAAAAGAGATGGTAAATACCTAGATAAAATAGGGACTTATAATCCTAACACTAACCCAGCTACAATCAACTTAGATGTTGATGGTGCTGTAAAATGGTTAGAAAATGGAGCACAGCCTACAGATACTGCTCGTGCTATTTTAGGTTATAAAGGAGTAATGCTTAAGAAACACCTTAAAGGTGGTGTTAAAAAAGGAGCATTTACTGAAGAGCAAATGGAAGAAAAGTTCAACGCTTGGTTAACTGAAAAAGAAGCTAAAATATCTGCAAAAGCAGGTGGCCTTCAAAAAGATGCTGATGCAGCTGCTGCAAAAGCACTAGCAGCAGAAAAAGCTGTTAATGAAGCACGTATCGCTGCAAATGCACCAGTAGTAGAATCTACTGACGCATCTAGTGAAGAAGAATAA
- the rimM gene encoding ribosome maturation factor RimM (Essential for efficient processing of 16S rRNA), which produces MRKKDCFYVGTIVNKFSFKGELLVKLDTDEPELFTEMESVFIEIGKNLVPFFIESSQLHKSLLLRVKFEDIDDEPAADALMKHDLYLPLTALPPLEGNKFYFHEIINFKMIDLNYGEVGNITGVNDTTSQALFEVDQNGIEILIPMNDDFIKEVNRENKTITVDTPEGLIEMYLSE; this is translated from the coding sequence ATGCGTAAGAAAGATTGTTTTTACGTAGGGACAATAGTTAATAAATTTAGCTTCAAAGGTGAGCTATTAGTCAAATTAGACACAGACGAGCCTGAGCTATTTACAGAAATGGAATCAGTTTTTATCGAAATCGGTAAAAACTTGGTTCCATTTTTTATTGAATCTAGTCAATTACACAAATCCTTATTATTAAGGGTAAAGTTTGAAGATATCGATGATGAGCCAGCTGCAGACGCATTGATGAAACATGATCTATACCTACCACTCACTGCGCTACCACCTTTAGAAGGCAATAAGTTTTATTTTCATGAGATCATTAATTTTAAAATGATCGATCTAAATTATGGAGAAGTAGGAAACATAACAGGTGTTAACGACACCACATCGCAAGCCTTATTTGAGGTAGATCAAAATGGGATAGAAATCTTAATCCCTATGAATGATGACTTTATAAAGGAAGTTAATCGAGAAAATAAGACCATAACTGTAGACACACCAGAAGGGCTTATAGAAATGTACTTATCAGAATAG
- a CDS encoding tRNA1(Val) (adenine(37)-N6)-methyltransferase: protein MSVFKFKEFEVAQDRCAQKIGTDGVLLGAWASKYKTPYNILDIGTGTGVIALMLAQRFHNAQIEAIELDEDAFEQAATNFENAQWSDRMFCYHASFQEFFEEVDDTYDLIISNPPFFDSASINNNATIEKNREQARFDQALPFEELLYGVYKLLDDDGIFSCIIPYERETHFLKIAAHYKLFPSRITHVKGTDSSAIKRSLLELRFCESEIKPDLLTIEISRHQYTKDYTNLVRDFYLKM from the coding sequence ATGAGCGTTTTTAAATTCAAAGAATTTGAAGTTGCTCAAGATCGTTGTGCCCAGAAAATAGGCACAGATGGCGTTTTACTAGGCGCCTGGGCTAGTAAATACAAAACACCATATAACATATTAGATATAGGAACAGGCACTGGTGTAATAGCTTTAATGCTAGCACAACGTTTTCACAACGCACAAATTGAGGCTATAGAACTTGATGAAGATGCCTTTGAACAGGCTGCAACTAATTTTGAGAACGCGCAATGGAGCGATAGAATGTTTTGCTATCATGCCTCTTTTCAAGAGTTTTTTGAAGAAGTTGATGATACTTATGATTTAATTATAAGCAATCCTCCTTTTTTTGATTCTGCTAGTATTAATAATAATGCGACGATTGAAAAAAACAGAGAACAAGCACGCTTTGATCAAGCACTACCTTTTGAAGAGTTACTTTACGGCGTTTATAAATTACTAGATGACGATGGCATATTCTCTTGCATTATACCATATGAAAGAGAGACACATTTTTTAAAAATCGCTGCTCATTATAAACTCTTTCCATCACGAATTACACATGTGAAAGGAACTGATTCTAGTGCTATTAAAAGAAGTTTGTTGGAATTACGCTTTTGCGAAAGCGAGATAAAACCAGATCTACTGACTATAGAAATAAGTAGACACCAGTACACAAAAGACTATACCAACTTAGTCAGAGATTTCTATTTAAAAATGTAA
- a CDS encoding acyl-CoA dehydrogenase family protein: MKPDLFEAPDYYNLDDLLTEEHKMIRDAARAWVKRDVSPIIEQAAQEAKFPKSIIPGLASIGAFGPYIPEEYGGAGLDQISYGLIMQEIERGDSGVRSTASVQSSLVMYPIWKYGTEEQKQKFLPKLASGEFMGSFGLTEPDHGSNPGGMVTRFKDAGDHIILNGAKLWISNSPFCDVAVVWAKDENDRIHGVLVERGMEGFTTPETHNKWSLRASATGELIFQDVKIPKSNILPGRSGLGAPLSCLDSARFGIAWGAIGAAMDCYDTALRYSKERIQFGKPIAGFQLQQKKLAEMITEITKAQLLAWRLGVLREEGKATSAQISMAKRNNVEIAINIAREARQMLGGMGITGEYSIMRHSMNLESVITYEGTHDIHLLITGLDITGENAFS; this comes from the coding sequence ATGAAACCAGATTTATTTGAAGCACCAGATTACTATAACCTGGACGACCTTTTAACTGAGGAACATAAAATGATACGTGATGCTGCCCGTGCATGGGTAAAGCGTGACGTGTCCCCTATTATTGAGCAAGCCGCTCAAGAGGCTAAATTCCCTAAAAGCATCATTCCAGGCCTGGCTTCGATAGGTGCTTTTGGGCCATATATACCAGAAGAATATGGTGGTGCAGGACTAGATCAAATTTCATATGGTTTAATTATGCAGGAAATTGAACGTGGTGATAGTGGAGTACGATCTACTGCCTCGGTTCAATCTTCTTTAGTAATGTATCCTATATGGAAATATGGCACTGAAGAACAAAAGCAAAAGTTTTTACCTAAACTAGCTAGCGGTGAGTTTATGGGATCTTTTGGTTTAACTGAACCTGATCACGGATCTAATCCTGGTGGCATGGTTACACGTTTTAAAGATGCTGGTGATCATATCATACTCAACGGTGCAAAACTATGGATTTCAAATAGTCCTTTTTGTGATGTAGCAGTAGTATGGGCTAAAGATGAGAATGACCGTATTCATGGAGTACTAGTGGAGCGCGGTATGGAAGGTTTTACTACTCCAGAAACTCATAATAAATGGTCTCTACGAGCTAGCGCAACTGGCGAATTAATTTTTCAAGATGTAAAAATCCCAAAATCAAATATTTTACCAGGCCGCAGTGGACTGGGCGCACCTTTGAGCTGTCTAGATAGTGCACGTTTTGGTATCGCATGGGGCGCGATAGGTGCTGCTATGGACTGTTATGATACCGCTTTAAGATATTCTAAGGAACGTATCCAATTCGGTAAACCTATTGCTGGTTTTCAACTTCAACAAAAAAAACTAGCTGAAATGATAACCGAAATCACAAAAGCTCAATTACTAGCATGGCGATTAGGTGTATTACGTGAGGAAGGTAAAGCTACCAGTGCACAAATATCTATGGCAAAACGTAATAATGTTGAAATAGCCATTAACATCGCTAGAGAAGCAAGACAAATGCTTGGAGGAATGGGAATTACTGGCGAGTATAGCATCATGCGCCATTCTATGAACTTAGAGAGTGTTATTACTTATGAAGGTACACATGATATTCACTTGTTGATTACAGGACTAGATATTACAGGAGAAAACGCCTTTTCTTAA
- a CDS encoding NifU family protein, translating into MTGTELKTAVEAGLEEIRPFLQRDAGDIELVDIRDDKYVTVRLLGTCVGCHVNQMTLKSGVELTIKKHAPQIESVIDISGQDLKEEYRDNIEL; encoded by the coding sequence ATGACAGGAACCGAACTTAAAACTGCTGTTGAAGCTGGACTAGAAGAAATCAGGCCTTTTTTACAACGCGATGCTGGTGATATCGAGCTCGTTGATATTAGGGATGATAAATATGTCACAGTCCGTTTATTAGGGACCTGTGTAGGTTGTCATGTTAATCAAATGACCTTAAAATCTGGTGTTGAGCTTACTATTAAAAAGCATGCTCCTCAAATAGAAAGTGTTATAGATATTTCAGGACAGGATTTAAAAGAAGAATATAGAGATAATATAGAGCTATAA
- a CDS encoding Mrp/NBP35 family ATP-binding protein gives MKIEKQQVMKALETISVPGHGQNMVESGAIKNVLVFGDEVVVDVTIDNPSLQAKKKTEVSILQAIHKEVYDKAQIKVNLKVEAPVTQNKAPEIKGKPIPGIDNIIAVASGKGGVGKSTVTANLAVSLAKMGFKVGLLDADIYGPSATIMFDVVNEKPLSVNVDGKSKMKPVESYGVKILSIGFFTQPDQAVVWRGPMAAKALNQMIFDAAWGNLDFLVVDLPPGTGDIHLSIMQSLPLTGAVVVSTPQNVALADARKGVAMFQQESINVPVLGIVENMAYFTPPELPENKYHIFGKDGAKHLAEDLGIPFLGELPLQQTIREAGDIGRPAALQDGTEIETAFTEITKNVVEQTVRRNSALPPTRAIEITTMAGCSAVNK, from the coding sequence ATGAAAATAGAAAAACAACAAGTGATGAAGGCGCTAGAAACCATATCGGTTCCTGGTCATGGACAAAATATGGTAGAAAGTGGTGCTATTAAAAATGTACTCGTTTTTGGCGATGAGGTAGTGGTAGATGTCACTATTGATAATCCTAGTCTACAGGCAAAAAAGAAAACAGAGGTCTCCATACTACAGGCTATTCATAAAGAAGTTTATGATAAGGCACAGATAAAAGTAAATCTTAAGGTTGAAGCACCGGTTACTCAAAATAAAGCTCCAGAAATTAAAGGAAAACCTATTCCTGGAATAGATAATATTATTGCAGTAGCATCTGGTAAAGGTGGAGTAGGTAAATCTACAGTCACTGCAAATCTAGCAGTTTCGCTCGCAAAGATGGGTTTCAAAGTAGGACTATTAGATGCCGATATCTATGGGCCTAGTGCAACAATCATGTTTGACGTGGTTAATGAAAAGCCTTTGTCTGTAAATGTAGATGGTAAGTCTAAGATGAAACCTGTTGAGAGCTATGGAGTTAAAATTCTGTCAATAGGGTTCTTTACACAGCCAGATCAGGCTGTAGTATGGCGTGGACCTATGGCTGCAAAAGCATTAAATCAAATGATTTTTGATGCCGCATGGGGTAATCTAGATTTTCTAGTTGTGGATTTGCCACCAGGCACAGGTGATATACACCTTTCTATCATGCAGTCATTACCTCTTACAGGTGCTGTTGTTGTCAGTACACCGCAAAATGTTGCTCTAGCTGATGCGCGTAAAGGTGTTGCTATGTTTCAACAAGAAAGCATTAACGTACCAGTGTTAGGTATCGTTGAGAATATGGCATATTTTACGCCACCAGAATTACCAGAGAATAAATATCATATTTTTGGTAAAGATGGAGCAAAACATCTAGCAGAAGATTTAGGTATTCCATTTTTGGGTGAATTACCATTGCAGCAAACCATTAGAGAAGCAGGTGATATAGGAAGACCTGCTGCCTTACAAGATGGGACTGAAATCGAAACTGCGTTCACTGAAATAACTAAAAACGTCGTTGAACAAACTGTACGACGTAATAGTGCATTGCCACCTACCCGAGCTATAGAGATAACTACTATGGCAGGATGTAGTGCTGTAAATAAATAA
- a CDS encoding MGMT family protein, which yields MKSSSDFYKRVFIVVKQIPHGRVTSYGAIARYIGAPRSSRTVGYAMNASHNMPDIPSQRVVNRNGLLTGKHHFQGTHLMQQLLESEGIEVIEDQVQNFQEIYWDPNLELPVFKD from the coding sequence ATGAAGTCTTCTAGCGATTTTTATAAACGAGTATTTATAGTGGTAAAGCAAATCCCACACGGTCGTGTTACTAGTTATGGTGCCATAGCACGATACATAGGTGCGCCGCGCAGTAGTAGAACTGTAGGATATGCTATGAATGCCAGTCATAATATGCCTGATATACCATCACAACGTGTGGTAAATCGCAACGGTTTATTAACAGGTAAACATCATTTTCAAGGCACTCATCTCATGCAACAGCTTTTAGAAAGTGAAGGTATTGAAGTAATTGAGGATCAGGTTCAAAATTTTCAAGAAATATATTGGGATCCTAATCTAGAACTACCAGTTTTTAAAGATTAA
- a CDS encoding LysE family transporter, translated as MITFLHFIFGFCVGFVGVIPPGLLNLTAAKISVKQSRRAAVVFALGAAIVVIAQVYVGVFFSKLLNDNPDILITLEKFAITVFIALSIFFFIKARLDNSPDIQPVDKSDVKLFSQGIILSALNIFPIPFYIGFSSFLAGRGLFTFEYPMAHLFILGASLGTFMMLFAYIKYVKKFGFDSHTFARKINYILSALTMVIALFTLIRIYEVF; from the coding sequence ATGATTACATTTTTACATTTTATTTTTGGTTTTTGCGTTGGTTTTGTAGGTGTAATTCCACCAGGACTTTTAAACTTAACAGCGGCCAAAATAAGTGTAAAACAAAGTAGACGTGCCGCAGTTGTATTTGCATTAGGAGCTGCGATTGTTGTTATTGCGCAAGTTTATGTAGGTGTATTCTTCTCTAAGTTGCTTAATGATAACCCAGATATCTTAATCACCTTAGAAAAGTTTGCGATAACCGTGTTTATAGCATTATCAATTTTCTTTTTCATAAAAGCTAGATTAGATAATTCTCCAGATATCCAGCCCGTTGATAAATCAGATGTTAAACTGTTTAGTCAGGGAATAATACTATCTGCCTTAAATATCTTTCCTATTCCTTTTTATATTGGTTTTAGCTCATTCTTAGCAGGTCGTGGATTATTTACATTTGAGTATCCTATGGCGCATTTATTTATTTTAGGAGCCTCATTGGGAACCTTTATGATGCTATTTGCATATATTAAATATGTTAAAAAGTTCGGTTTTGACAGTCATACCTTTGCTCGTAAAATTAATTATATCTTATCAGCATTAACTATGGTTATTGCATTATTTACTTTGATACGCATCTATGAAGTCTTCTAG